CATCGCCGGCGTGCCGCTCCCGATCAGCTCGGCGAACCGGGCCTCGTCGCGCGCCTGGCGCTGCGACACCAAGGGCTGCACCTCCGGGGCGATGTCGTAGGTCGGGCACGCCTCAGCCGGCGAGAATGGTCCCGCCCCCTCCTTGGCGTTGAACACGTAACGGCGTCCACAGGCCGCAAGCCGGGGTGGCTGCTTCGTTGCCTCGAAGTGGTCCGAGCCTTCCTTCAGGTTTTTCCAGAAGGCGAAATGGGCGTTGTTGCGGTGCCGCGCCATATTCTCGGGCGTCATCCGGAACGGTAGCGCCTGGACCTGGAAGCTGCGCTGCCCGCCGGCGAAAGCTTCGCGCGCTAGGCCGTAGATCTCCGTGACCCCCTCGTCGGTCATGGCGAAGCAGCCAGCCGAGGTGCAGGCGCCATGGACCATGAGCGCCGATCCGGTAGCGCCTTGCGACTTCTCCAGCGGGTTGGGATAGCCGAGGTTGAACGACAGGTAGAACTGCGAGCGCGGGTTCATCAGGTCGGCCGTGACCGTGTAGAACCCTTCCGGCGCCTGTCGGTCGCCTTCGCGCTTCTTCGGGCCGAGCTGACCCGACCAGCGGCACATCGGATAGGTCTTGAGCAGAGCGTACTGGCCGCTGCGGTCGCGCTTCCAAACCTCGAGCTCGCTCTCCTTCTTGAAGATGCGCACCAGGATGGGGTCGCTCTGGCTCATGCCCTTGCTGGACATCTCCGAGACCAGCCGCGCCGGAAGCGGCTGGAGATGACGATCGTCGCCTTCGCCGGTGACGCAGCCGGACAGTGCTAGCGTGCCGAGCAAGAGCACGAGGACGAGGCGCAGCGTCGAGAAGCGGGCGAACGAGAGCATGCGAGAACTTTTGCGCGAACGGGGCTTACAGAGCGTCAACAAGGACGGTTAACGGTTCTCTACAACCTCATGCCACTTGAGCTTCAAGCAGAAATCTTCCGATCTTGATCGGCGAGCGCACGCCTGCTCCACCAGCGCCGCAGCGCCACGACTGCCCAGATCGCCTCGACCACACCGAAGGGCCAGGCGCCCTGGAGGAAGCCGTAGACGGAGCCCAGCGCGCAGGCGATGGCGAAGCCGAGGATGAACCATGGACTGCGCTCCTCGCACGCGTAGGTGATCAGCATCGCGGTCACGGCGAAGAGGCCGAAGACGGTGAGAGGGTCCATCAGAGGATCATGGCGGCGAAGGCGGGCAAGTACCACTGCAGCCACGACCGTCCATTGGCGCAATCCACCATTTGGGCGTCCAACTGCGACGCGCTGTCGCATGATATGCGGGGCGTCTTCCGCCGGAAGCGCTTGAACCTGATGCCACTTCAGGTGCGATCAGCGTATCAAGGGAGAATTCCATGATCGCGCGTCGCTCGCTGCTTCGGCTGTCGGCCGGGCTTATCGCTACCAGTCTCGCCGGTCGATCGGCGACTGCACAGACTGCTCTTGCCGCCAAGCTCCTTGAGCCCGGTCCCTTGCCGGACAAGGTCTTCGGCGCCGCCGACGCGCCAGTCACGGTGATCGAGTACGCCTCGCTGACCTGCCATCACTGCATGAACTTCCACATCAACACCTGGCCGGCGTTCAAGGCCAAGTATGTCGATACCGGCAAGGTCCGCTTCATCGCGCGGGAATTCCCGCTCGATCCGCTTTCGGCGGCCGGTTTCATGCTGGCGCGCTGCGGCGACGAGGCGAAGTGGTATCCAATCGTCGATATGCTCTACAAGACGCAGGAAGGCTGGGCGCACGCGCAGAAGCCCCTGGACGCTCTGACCCAGACCA
This genomic interval from Bosea sp. 29B contains the following:
- a CDS encoding murein L,D-transpeptidase family protein, producing MLSFARFSTLRLVLVLLLGTLALSGCVTGEGDDRHLQPLPARLVSEMSSKGMSQSDPILVRIFKKESELEVWKRDRSGQYALLKTYPMCRWSGQLGPKKREGDRQAPEGFYTVTADLMNPRSQFYLSFNLGYPNPLEKSQGATGSALMVHGACTSAGCFAMTDEGVTEIYGLAREAFAGGQRSFQVQALPFRMTPENMARHRNNAHFAFWKNLKEGSDHFEATKQPPRLAACGRRYVFNAKEGAGPFSPAEACPTYDIAPEVQPLVSQRQARDEARFAELIGSGTPAMSYAHLDGGMHQSFRAMLKSLGPERMQPMVAGKVEISRPDAALADPFGGDDAPGRTDTTGSLAIR
- a CDS encoding DsbA family protein, whose product is MIARRSLLRLSAGLIATSLAGRSATAQTALAAKLLEPGPLPDKVFGAADAPVTVIEYASLTCHHCMNFHINTWPAFKAKYVDTGKVRFIAREFPLDPLSAAGFMLARCGDEAKWYPIVDMLYKTQEGWAHAQKPLDALTQTMKQAGFTQELVEACLRREDLFQGVRQVQERGSKEFGVNSTPTFFINGEKKVGALTIDEFDKILTPLLARP